A window of Halanaerobiales bacterium contains these coding sequences:
- the yajC gene encoding preprotein translocase subunit YajC, with the protein MQQGFLTILMWVVIFGVLWFFLIRPQRKQQKEHDEMIENLEVGDRVVTIGGIRGKIINIKENNIRLRISSNVDIDLIRDSIGRIDQENQPEEKKIKGEKEEEKKEKDDE; encoded by the coding sequence ATGCAACAGGGATTTTTGACAATTTTAATGTGGGTAGTTATTTTTGGTGTATTGTGGTTCTTTTTAATAAGACCTCAAAGAAAACAACAAAAAGAACATGATGAGATGATAGAAAATCTAGAAGTGGGAGACAGAGTAGTTACTATTGGTGGAATTAGAGGAAAAATTATTAATATAAAAGAAAATAATATTAGACTAAGAATTTCATCTAATGTTGATATCGATTTAATAAGAGATTCTATTGGTAGAATTGATCAGGAAAATCAACCTGAAGAAAAAAAGATAAAAGGTGAAAAAGAAGAGGAAAAAAAAGAAAAAGATGATGAATAA
- a CDS encoding S26 family signal peptidase, protein MDSTDIKELIQSLVIAAILAFFIITFVAQSFVVDGRSMEPTLHDGERLFV, encoded by the coding sequence TTGGATAGCACAGATATTAAAGAACTTATACAGTCACTTGTTATTGCTGCGATTTTAGCATTTTTTATAATCACATTTGTAGCTCAATCTTTTGTAGTAGATGGTCGCTCAATGGAACCTACTTTACATGATGGAGAAAGACTTTTTGT